From the genome of Aspergillus fumigatus Af293 chromosome 1, whole genome shotgun sequence, one region includes:
- a CDS encoding dynein light chain DYN2, with product MATEKKEKLEPQIKSVDMTEEMQQEAVEVATEAMEKYHIEKDIAQYIKREFDSRKGATWHCVVGRNFGSFVTHETKHFIYFYLGHCAILLFKTQ from the exons ATGGCCAccgaaaagaaggaaaaactGGAGC CCCAGATCAAGTCCGTCGATATG ACGGAGGAGATGCAGCAAGAGGCTGTTGAAGTTG CCACTGAGGCGATGGAGAAATATCACATTGAGAAG GACATTGCCCAGTATATCAAAAGAGAA TTTGATTCGCGCAAGGGAGCGACATGGCATTGCGTTGTAGGAAGAAACTTTGGCAGCTTCGTCACACATG AAACGAAGCACTTCATCTACTTCTACCTTGGACACTGcgccatcctcctcttcaagacACAATAG
- a CDS encoding rhodopsin family protein, translating to MAICITFGTHEFTSMLEGYENVRAYCYNCQHWNGHCITRWPWFTICFIPCIPLSTHKYKEVTCYTCRFTQDLRDRPDITPATRPPQGIPPGPAPPPQAYYAAGATGGGYPPQGYPPPGQWQGQPQAPPPQNYNYK from the exons ATGGCGATTTGCATCACATTCGGAACACATG AATTTACCTCGATGCTGGAAGGGTACGAGAATGTCAGAGCATACTGTTACAACT GCCAACACTGGAACGGACACTGTATAACTCGGTG GCCTTGGTTTACCATTTGCTTCATT CCCTGTATCCCTCTCTCGACACACAAGTATAAG GAAGTAACATGCTACACGTGCCGATTCACTCAGGACCTGCG CGATCGCCCTGATATTACGCCGGCTACAAGACCCCCGCAAGGCATACCGCCAGGTCCTGCACCACCGCCGCAGGCATACTATGCTGCAGGCGCTACTGGTGGCGGTTATCCGCCGCAGGGCTACCCACCCCCGGGGCAGTGGCAGGGCCAACCCCAGGCGCCACCGCCACAAAATTACAACTATAAATAA
- a CDS encoding sodium:solute symporter family protein, translated as MSSEEVKFVAPLSQGFGYGIIIGLGFAFALVMIFITWALRRYQHEVQTSEMFSTAGRSVKSGLVAAAVVSSWTWAATLLQSSAVAYQYGVSGPFFYASGACVQIILFATLAIELKRRAPNAHTFLEALRARYGTAVHLVFIVFCLMTNILVTAMLLTGGSAVLTSLTGVHTAAACFLLPIGVVLYTLFGGIKATFITDYMHTVVIIVVIFIFAFSAYATNAELGSPGKVYDALVAASELHPVEGNAQGSYLTMRSKEGGIFWVINLVGNFGLVTYIIRTSRQIADDCNSTVFLDNGYYNKAIAASPVHAFPGYVIGGLCWFAIPWLCATTMGISALALEGAQRISSDDVTAGLVLPFAAVRLLGYSGAVCTTLMVFMAVTSAFSAQLIAVSSIVTYDVYQAYINPAAKGKRLVWVSHMSCIVFALIMAAFATGLYYAGIGMGYLYLLMGVIISSAVFPGAMTLVWKQQNWIAAACSPVLGLAVSLIAWLVTAKKEYGELTVASTGANYPMLAGNVAALLSPIIFSPVLTYLFGTQNYDYESMRSIRKVDDTDVAAAAHVDIELIPGELDVRDAEAEEEEQRKLNKAALYSRTLTLGMVVCFLLLWPLPMYGTSYIFSKKFFTGWVVVGLIWLFCTTFGVVIFPLWEGRQSIMRVVRLMALDLTGKKPALVGQKSRVHKDNSSGVETPTEKMEPKTSI; from the exons ATGTCCTCAGAGGAGGTCAAGTTTGTTGCCCCTCTTTCGCAAGGGTTTGGATATGGCATCATTATTGGATTGGGTTTCGCTTTTGcgttggtgatgatcttcattACCTGGGCTTTGAGGAG ATATCAGCATGAAGTCCAGACATCTGAAATGTTCTCGACCGCCGGACGGTCTGTAAAGTCGGGTTTGGTCGCCGCAGCTGTTGTCAGTAGTTGGACTTGGGCAGCTACCCTTCTGCAATCTTCAGCTGTGGCTTACCAGTACGGTGTCTCGGGGCCCTTCTTCTATGCTTCAG GTGCCTGCGTTCAGATTATATTATTTGCGACACTCGCCATCGAGCTCAAAAGACGAGCCCCCAACGCCCATACCTTCCTGGAAGCTCTCCGCGCGCGATATGGAACTGCAGTGCATCTAGTGTTTATTGTATTTTGCCTCATGACTAATATCCTCGTCACTGCCATGTTACTCACTGGTGGTTCCGCCGTTTTGACTTCTTTGACTGGGGTTCACACAGCTGCAGCCTGTTTCCTACTGCCCATAGGTGTTGTGCTCTACACACTTTTCGGCGGTATCAAAGCAACATTTATCACCGACTACATGCACACTGTGGTCATTATCGTTGTTATTTTCATCTTCGCGTTCTCCGCCTACGCGACGAATGCGGAATTGGGATCCCCTGGCAAAGTGTATGATGCACTGGTTGCAGCCTCTGAGCTTCATCCAGTGGAAGGCAACGCTCAAGGTAGTTACCTTACCATGAGATCCAAGGAAGGGGGGATTTTCTGGGTGATCAACCTTGTCG GTAACTTTGGGTTAGTAACATACATAATTCGGACTTCACGTCAGATTGCTGATGACTGTAATAGCACGGTGTTCCTTGACAATGGCTACTACAACAAAG CCATTGCCGCAAGTCCTGTCCACGCTTTCCCAGGATATGTTATAGGAGGTCTTTGCTGGTTTGCTATACCCTGGCTGTGCGCGACCACCATGGGAATCTCTGCACTTGCCCTCGAAGGGGCCCAAAGAATTAGCTCCGACGATGTCACCGCTGGCCTTGTACTGCCCTTCGCTGCTGTCAGGCTTCTGGGCTATAGCGGAGCTGTATGCACGACCCTAATGGTATTTATGGCAGTTACTTCGGCCTTCTCAGCCCAATTGATTGCCGTCTCCTCTATTGTCACTTACGATGTCTATCAAGCGTACATCAACCCTGCCGCCAAGGGCAAGAGATTGGTGTGGGTCTCTCACATGTCTTGTATTGTCTTTGCTCTCATCATGGCTGCATTCGCGACAGGGCTCTACTACGCCGGAATTGGTATGGGCTATCTGTACTTGCTCATGggtgtcatcatctcctctgCGGTGTTTCCCGGTGCTATGACTCTTGTCTGGAAGCAACAAAACTGGATTGCGGCTGCCTGCTCACCAGTCCTTGGACTCGCGGTGTCTCTCATTGCCTGGCTCGTGACCGCCAAGAAGGAATATGGTGAACTTACCGTCGCAAGTACCGGGGCGAA CTACCCTATGCTTGCCGGTAACGTCGCAGCTCTTCTCAGCCCGATCATATTCTCGCCGGTTCTGACATACCTTTTCGGCACTCAAAACTATGACTACGAGTCGATGCGCTCTATTCGCAAAGTCGACGATACAGATGTTGCAGCTGCCGCGCACGTCGACATCGAACTAATTCCTGGCGAGCTTGACGTACgtgatgcagaagcagaggaagaagaacagcGTAAACTCAACAAGGCGGCTCTCTACTCTCGTACGCTGACTCTCGGCATGGTGGTCTGCTTTCTGTTGTTGTGGCCGCTGCCTATGTATGGTACCTCCTACATATTCAGCAAGAAATTCTTCACCGGCTGGGTGGTCGTTGGTCTGATCTGGCTTTTCTGCACTACATTTGGCGTCGTTATCTTCCCTCTCTGGGAAGGTCGTCAAAGTATCATGCGGGTAGTCAGGCTCATGGCCCTCGATCTCACAGGGAAGAAGCCTGCCCTTGTTGGCCAGAAATCACGAGTACACAAAGATAACTCTTCTGGTGTTGAGACACCaacagagaagatggagccAAAGACAAGCATTTGA
- a CDS encoding SEC61-beta family protein, giving the protein MASARAASPLTSGAESGPDTKSSGAGAGASATGSVNRPSSPTPPGGPRAALRRRAAADHKESLRNARPSSTRAAGAGGSSGTMLKLYTDESPGLRVDPVVVLVLSLGFIFSVVGLHVIAKITRKFSS; this is encoded by the exons ATG GCTTCTGCTCGTGCTGCTTCTCCCTTGACCTCTGGTGCTGAGTCCGGCCCCGATACCAAGTCTTCCGGCGCCGGTGCTGGGGCTTCTGCCACTGGCTCCGTGAAccgtccttcttctcctacTCCTCCCGGCGGTCCCAGAGCTGCTTTGCGTCGCCGCGCGGCCGCAGACCACAAGGAATCTCTCCGCAATGCTCGGCCCAGCTCTACCCGTGCTGCTGGTGCGGGTGGTTCCTCGGGCACTATGCTCAAGCTCTACACCGATGAGAGCCCTGGTCTGAGAGTCGACCCTGTTGTCGTTCTGGTGCTCAGCTTGGGTTTCATTTTCTCCGTTGTCGGTCTTCACG TTATCGCCAAGATCACCCGCAAGTTCTCCTCGTGA
- a CDS encoding proliferating cell nuclear antigen: MLEARLEQASLLKRVVDAIKDLVQDCNFDCNDSGIALQAMDNSHVALVSMLLKAEGFSPYRCDRNIALGINLVSLTKVLRAAQNEDILTLKADDSPDAVNLMFESAETDRISEYDIKLMDIDQEHLAIPETEYAATVEMPSAEFQRICRDLNALSESVVIEATKEGVKFSCQGDIGSGSVTIRQHTSVDKPEQNVSIALSEPVALTFSLKYLVNFCKATSLSSKVTLCLSQEVPLLVEYGLGSGHLRFYLAPKIGDEE, encoded by the exons A TGTTGGAAGCACGACTAGAACAAGCAAGCCTTCTCAAGCGC GTCGTCGACGCTATTAAAGATCTCGTACAGGACTGCAACTTCGACTGCAATGACTCTGGAATTGCCCTTCAGGCGATGGACAACTCTCACGTCGCTCTAGTTTCCATGCTTCTCAAGGCGGAGGGCTTCTCGCCCTACCGCTGTGACCGCAATATTGCCCTTGGTATCAACCTGGTTTCCTTGACCAAGGTTCTGCGTGCCGCTCAGAACGAAGACATCCTCACACTCAAGGCGGATGACTCGCCCGATGCCGTGAACCTCATGTTTGAGAGCGCCGAGACCGACCGAATAAGCGAGTATGATATCAAGCTGATGGACATTGACCAAGAGCACCTGGCCATTCCAGAGACAGAGTATGCCGCTACGGTGGAGATGCCGTCGGCAGAATTCCAGCGGATCTGCAGAGATCTGAATGCTCTGTCTGAGTCTG TCGTCATTGAGGCCACAAAGGAAGGTGTCAAGTTCTCGTGCCAGGGCGACATCGGCAGTGGCTCGGTTACCATTCGTCAACACACCAGCGTCGACAAGCCTGAGCAGAACGTTTCCATTGCCCTTAGCGAGCCTGTTGCTCTCACCTTTTCCCTTAAGTACCTAGTCAACTTCTGCAAGGCTACATCGCTGTCGAGCAAGGTTACTCTCTGCTTATCACAAGAAGTGCCTCTACTCGTTGAGTACGGGCTAGGAAGCGGCCACCTGAGATTCTATCTCGCTCCTAAG ATCGGAGATGAGGAGTAA
- a CDS encoding vezatin family protein, which produces MEALVYENSPLAEYLKGEGEHDPDWPVQETKSEDDPFDSAASDFAPRGTSKFQERIRNKLPKPLELRSSRQRAILGKLYDACATALNARVGRSDNERFLEQFGYVIVASQLLNEHSAPSYTSAADVLSNSNPVDLPSLSTTFGVQGAVVTASTSFSIAWLVHWSRSRTGSGFNPRKVGVLLVLVPVLGVLFYAFARRQWLKYLRHQAVDAAVVFISNAQSFDSAASASVVFIQEVELVSRGYRISTPLPPVSRLEDQAQTRRCLRLRRTVSECFYSMLKRYLQAQHVLQPLTDNDNLAKYHDIYDVSLEELTEAETALAERETEDQYSLRALRTLFGRLYNVRKSILCCLLALGADGGGSDIVRWSTAVEQMRDLTQVTGANTRKMTNILNEDDRDMIPPSPLPTASPNRENLRAQYRKLNTLTQGIRALHAKMHLIRELSTASEPTDTEELEATLLAQYESIGTDIRGLLQEWEAGKAALVSSIDKRSSVDHMSRPPSGLKLPLSPTPSLGGATAVEGSPADALRALNGDIKPDPSIIQSVDEDEEIFESVVLPSRNKRASLTREERIARVKEDRAKQAAARERADANTSMLKELEMVIKQRPRTTASKRVTSI; this is translated from the exons ATGGAAGCCCTGGTTTATGAGAACTCGCCGTTGGCGGAATATCTGAAAG GGGAAGGTGAACACGATCCAGACTGGCCGGTCCAGGAAACAAAGAGCGAGGATGACCCCTTCGACTCAGCAGCATCAGACTTTGCTCCGCGGGGCACTTCAAAGTTCCAAGAGCGCATCCGAAACAAGCTACCCAAACCCCTGGAACTGAGATCCTCGCGCCAAAGGGCAATCTTGGGTAAACTCTACGATGCCTGTGCG ACCGCCCTGAACGCGCGCGTCGGACGAAGCGACAATGAAAGATTCCTAGAGCAGTTTGGATACGTTATCGTCGCATCGCAGTTGTTGAACGAACACAGTGCACCCTCGTATACGTCAGCCGCAGACGTACTATCCAACTCGAATCCCGTTGACCTTCCATCGCTTTCCACAACCTTTGGCGTGCAGGGTGCCGTTGTCACAGCATCAACGTCCTTCTCAATCGCTTGGCTGGTACACTGGAGTCGATCTCGGACGGGGTCCGGATTCAACCCTCGGAAAGTCGGTGTACTTCTGGTCCTTGTCCCAGTGCTTGGGGTTCTGTTCTATGCTTTTGCCAGACGCCAGTGGCTCAAGTACCTGCGGCATCAGGCTGTTGATGCGGCTGTGGTATTCATAAGCAATGCGCAGTCATTCGATTCCGCTGCTTCGGCATCGGTCGTTTTCATACAGGAGGTCGAGCTGGTCTCACGGGGTTATCGCAT AAGCACACCCTTGCCTCCTGTAAGTAGGCTTGAGGATCAAGCGCAGACACGAAGATGTCTGAGACTGCGTCGGACCGTGTCCGAGTGCTTCTACTCAATGTTGAAGCGTTACCTACAGGCACAGCACGTATTGCAGCCACTGACAGACAATGACAATCTCGCCAAGTACCACGACATTTACGATGTCTCGCTAGAAGAGCTTACCGAAGCTGAGACTGCCTTGGCTGAACGGGAAACAGAAGACCAATACTCATTGCGCGCTCTTCGCACCCTCTTTGGAAGGCTATATAACGTGAGAAAGAGCATCCTTTGCTGTCTCCTAGCTCTGGGTGCCGATGGTGGCGGATCCGACATCGTACGATGGAGCACGGCTGTTGAGCAGATGCGGGATCTTACTCAAGTCACGGGAGCGAATACCCGCAAGATGACCAACATTCTCAATGAAGATGACC GTGACATGATTCCTCCTTCGCCGCTGCCTACAGCCTCTCCTAACAGGGAGAATCTCCGTGCTCAATATCGAAAGCTCAATACGCTTACTCAAGGCATTCGCGCACTTCACGCGAAAATGCATCTGATCAGAGAGCTGTCCACTGCCTCAGAGCCTACCGACACGGAAGAACTCGAAGCAACTCTTCTTGCCCAATACGAATCAATTGGAACGGATATCAGAGGCCTCCTTCAGGAATGGGAGGCTGGCAAAGCTGCTCTGGTGAGCAGCATCGACAAGCGATCCTCGGTAGATCATATGTCGCGCCCGCCCAGCGGGTTGAAGCTGCCATTGTCGCCGACACCCAGCCTTGGTGGTGCCACCGCGGTTGAGGGAAGCCCAGCAGATGCGCTCCGGGCGCTGAATGGCGATATTAAGCCAGACCCGAGCATTATACAGAGtgtcgacgaagatgaggagatatTCGAATCTGTAGTTCTCCCGTCCCGCAATAAAAGGGCGTCTCTGACTAGGGAGGAGCGCATTGCCCGTGTCAAAGAAGACCGGGCGAAACAGGCTGCTGCACGCGAACGAGCGGACGCGAACACCAGCATGCTGAAAGAGCTTGAAATGGTCATCAAGCAACGACCTCGAACGACAGCGTCAAAGAGGGTCACCAGTATCTAA
- the sha1 gene encoding putative calmodulin-binding protein Sha1, with the protein MSGLLQEVGTPCPVKSKNSRNSDTVHTFDSSWERILECGDDTANLEFTTVIKNNTLIGVKPKRRVKTGTSFAIHDESKERPTHAVPKRKGESTITARVSSRKSSLLAQPAHRFRPKVSFTSSSPSKAQLQKEEAKHQKQNIDASAKANRSLLMRINSGGVEDEHKDKLKREVRRNTVFIPPDDTTIASVFMSLFSPLKSDNLDHYVPEDTEINSLESQIVRKRQAKTTMASGRKTPLQPSLKVVQRSAMNIDIAGKITGKENIPPGEMIFSSNDKGLWKSNTEDKFLNSESPRILSDKARPFANPVTERLAKVATNQGLRRSVPGEKRYNARASVNGIGSKMDGIVRSRSRLEGAAVLSASRKTPLSNAFEQSKTYKMNASLVKKETAMTDFALISDDIVSPAMYEDRWLVHQEIVITQLINRLFDRTNGQVRYDDPAARRHELLQLYQSGPFVELHKRLQASLTYGSLGIPKDALTQTKRLKHDLGMKRKFLDIWLETYDLRALRAAAETVTGRRVENESLDGDSHHFSVETTADKEKILRRKLERFLDVFLVQNKDMDRDSQDLSHAGSDMISQAYRRTVLRSIMIVILLDKARLCPGTVLPSCLFRFSSSFKSSTAVIQALARLLLPASGDILRSLKHLDCHLSYEQHQLQEYEYQLSNLAVDLRDGVRLTRIVELLLYSSAGAVGGSVPPLDNDQWPLSRRLKFPCSSRTVKQFNVQIALDALRLAPDAAPLVRDVRAEDIVNGHREKTIALLWGLVSRWGLSELIDWDDVRKEIDRLRQKATSQLGYGQVNDANLFKEKSPKDGITDDNEAILLLKEWAIILAHLSGFQLENLSTSFADGRIYEAIVNEYEEYILGNVASSPGQKPTSLAARLRALGCSSQFANLVSPSNSRKAHIFDSSFTVGGLAFLCSRLLSSTKRARAAIVLQSAWRRVLAHREAHRRDVARNLALQCAAVVQTRDRLLRAKTIILRWWRRLKKQRQQRSKMGSRSEKRLQAATRAPRCGYGRTRV; encoded by the exons ATGTCTGGTCTATTGCAAGAAGTTGGGACCCCCTGCCCAGTAAAGTCAAAGAATTCGAGAAACAGTGATACAGTCCATACATTTGATAGCTCCTGGGAACGAATCTTGGAATGTGGCGACGATACTGCCAACCTCGAATTCACCACTGTGATCAAAAACAATACCTTGATTGGGGTCAAGCCAAAGCGAAGGGTGAAGACAGGAACATCGTTTGCAATCCACGATGAGAGCAAAGAGAGACCTACGCACGCAGTGCCGAAACGAAAAGGAGAGAGCACAATCACAGCTAGAGTTTCGAGTCGCAAATCCTCATTGCTTGCTCAACCAGCCCATAGATTCCGTCCGAAAGTCAGCTTCACCTCGAGTTCTCCATCTAAAGCACAGctccagaaagaagaagccAAGCACCAGAAACAGAACATAGATGCCAGTGCAAAGGCAAACAGGTCATTATTAATGCGAATCAACAGCGGAGGAGTCGAAGATGAACATAAAGATAAACTTAAACGAGAAGTGCGCCGCAATACGGTCTTCATCCCCCCAGACGATACCACAATCGCCAGCGTGTTTATGAGTCTATTCAGTCCACTCAAGTCCGACAACCTCGATCATTATGTTCCAGAGGACACAGAGATTAACAGTCTGGAATCACAGATTGTGCGGAAACGACAAGCAAAGACAACAATGGCCTCTGGTCGAAAGACTCCACTGCAACCTAGTCTGAAAGTGGTGCAACGAAGTGCCATGAACATCGATATCGCTGGCAAGATCACCGGAAAGGAGAATATTCCTCCAGGGGAAATGATCTTCAGTTCCAATGATAAAGGTCTCTGGAAATCGAATACCGAAGACAAATTCTTAAACTCAGAATCGCCTAGAATCCTATCAGACAAAGCCCGTCCATTTGCAAACCCCGTGACGGAGCGACTGGCGAAAGTGGCCACCAACCAAGGGCTAAGAAGATCTGTGCCTGGGGAGAAACGATATAATGCTAGGGCATCTGTAAACGGCATCGGCAGTAAAATGGACGGTATCGTCAGAAGCAGGTCGAGACTTGAAGGCGCTGCCGTTCTGTCCGCTTCCAGGAAAACACCCCTTTCGAATGCGTTCGAACAGTCCAAAACTTACAAAATGAACGCATCACTAGTCAAGAAAGAGACGGCAATGACCGATTTTGCGCTCATATCCGACGATATTGTCAGCCCAGCGATGTATGAGGACCGTTGGCTTGTGCATCAGGAAATAGTAATAACGCAGTTAATCAACCGGTTATTCGATCGAACGAACGGTCAGGTGAGATATGATGATCCTGCAGCACGCAGAcatgagcttcttcaactgTATCAAAGCGGGCCTTTTGTCGAACTTCATAAGCGATTGCAAGCGTCGTTGACGTATGGCTCTCTCGGTATACCAAAAGATGCTCTAACACAAACAAAGCGTTTGAAACATGACTTGGGTATGAAGCGGAAGTTCTTGGATATTTGGTTGGAAACGTACGACCTTCGAGCACTGAGAGCAGCTGCCGAGACGGTTACCGGAAGAAGAGTTGAGAATGAGTCCCTCGATGGAGACTCTCATCATTTCTCGGTTGAAACGACTGCAGATAAGGAAAAAATCCTTAGACGAAAACTGGAACGATTCTTGGATGTCTTCTTGGTGCAAAATAAAGATATGGATCGTGATTCGCAGGACCTTAGCCACGCGGGCTCAGATATGATTTCCCAAGCATATCGCCGCACTGTCCTTCGGAGTATCATGATAGTTATCCTTTTGGACAAGGCGAGATTGTGTCCAGGAACAGTACTTCCCAGTTGCCTTTTTAGGTTCTCGTCATCTTTCAAGTCTTCCACAGCGGTTATCCAAGCACTAGCCCGTCTTCTGCTGCCAGCATCGGGTGACATTCTGAGATCACTCAAACATTTGGACTGTCACTTGTCATATGAACAGCATCAACTGCAAGAGTACGAGTATCAACTGAGTAATCTTGCGGTTGACCTCAGGGACGGTGTGAGACTAACTAGGATTGTGGAATTGCTCCTTTATTCATCAGCAGGGGCTGTGGGGGGATCAGTGCCGCCACTGGATAATGATCAATGGCCGCTATCGAGACGTTTAAAGTTCCCCTGCTCGAGCCGCACAGTGAAGCAGTTCAATGTACAGATTGCTTTGGATGCTTTGAGGTTGGCACCAGATGCTGCGCCGCTCGTTCGTGACGTTCGCGCCGAAGACATAGTTAATGGCCACCGCGAGAAGACGATTGCCTTGTTATGGGGTTTGGTCAGTAGATGGGGTCTTTCGGAGCTCATCGACTGGGATGATGTGAGGAAAGAGATTGACAGACTGAGACAGAAGGCTACATCACAGCTCGGATACGGACAGGTCAACGATGCAAATttgttcaaggagaagagtcCTAAAGACGGTATTACAGACGACAACGAAGCTATTCTATTGCTCAAGGAATGGGCAATCATCTTGGCGCATCTGAGTGGCTTTCAGTTGGAGAATCTCAGCACAAGCTTTGCGGATGGAAGGATCTACGAGGCTATAGTGAACGAGTACGAAGAATATATCCTGGGCAATGTTGCATCGAGTCCTGGCCAAAAGCCAACTTCGTTGGCAGCCCGTCTAAGAGCACTTGGCTGCAGTTCTCAGTTTG CGAACCTCGTCTCTCCTAGCAATTCACGCAAGGCACATATCTTCGACAGCAGTTTCACAGTTGGAGGGCTCGCCTTCCTCTGCTCTCGATTACTTTCGTCGACCAAACGAGCTCGAGCTGCTATAGTGCTCCAGAGTGCATGGCGACGCGTCCTCGCACACCGAGAAGCTCACCGAAGAGATGTGGCGAGGAATCTGGCACTGCAATGCGCAGCGGTCGTCCAGACAAGGGATCGGCTGCTTCGGGCCAAAACGATCATCCTGCGatggtggaggagattgaaaaagcaaaggcaGCAACGTAGCAAGATGGGCAGTCGATCAGAGAAGCGTCTCCAGGCAGCAACACGGGCGCCTCGATGTGGCTATGGAAGGACGCGTGTCTAG